Genomic segment of Aquarana catesbeiana isolate 2022-GZ linkage group LG09, ASM4218655v1, whole genome shotgun sequence:
GGTATGTATGGGGAAAAAGTAAAGAAGAATGGAAAGCTTGCATTAAATACtgcatttataaaaatgaaaagtTCTATAAAGGAAACATCACATAAAAGTTTGATCAAAGGCATCATGTCACAGAAGAAGTGATTGATCTCATTAGATTTGTAACAGGAAGAAACTGAGAGTACAACAGAAATAGGAAGAACTTGTATTAGACCTACTGACCAACATATGGCAGCCAACAGTAAACAGATTTTAGGATTCATCTTCATGTTGTAGCGTAAAGGATTACAAATGGCAACATAACGATCATAACTCATGGCTGACAATAAAAGTAATTCATTGCTTGTTAGACCTGAGAATATATACATTTGTGCCATACAACAAAAGAAGGAAATTCTTTTATCTCCTAATAGGAAGCTAATAAGCACCCTATGAAGAGTGGTTGTGGAGCACGATATGTCAAATATAGACAGGTTGGCCAGGAAGAAGTACATGGGAGTGTGGAGATGATGGTGCAGGCAGATCAAAAGAACAATGATCATGTTACCACCAAGAGTAAGTAGATAAATAACCAGGACCAAAAAAAACAATGGAACCTGCAGTTCAGTGTCATCTGAAATTCCTCTTAGAATAAAATAGCTGATCATGGTTTGATTTAGAGAATTCATAGAAGTAATGGATAAGTTGCAATTCTGAAATGGAAAGAACAAGGCAGTATTTTGACACTTGATTGTCACCGAGTATAACCGCATTTGAAATTAAAGCTTGATGTATATCTTACACCTACAAAAAAATAACCATGACTTGAGTTTATTCTATTAGACCTTAAAACATGAGTAACAGTCAGAATCATGGCCAAATAAAacattgttgttaaaaaaaaaaaaaaaaaaaaaaagattgttgagTTATACTGTAgccatgtttggggtcattgtcctgttgcagaaTAGATTTGGGGCCactcacacacctccctgatggtattgcataatggataagtatcatgacatgatgcaatagtttgggccttttgttaatgtttgaagcagcTGAAATAACATAAGGACATAATGAATGGTCAGAATTAagtcatttttattttgcattaacatttttcattattataaaaatttgcactacatatgaaatggaaacata
This window contains:
- the LOC141107193 gene encoding olfactory receptor 8J2-like; amino-acid sequence: MNSLNQTMISYFILRGISDDTELQVPLFFLVLVIYLLTLGGNMIIVLLICLHHHLHTPMYFFLANLSIFDISCSTTTLHRVLISFLLGDKRISFFCCMAQMYIFSGLTSNELLLLSAMSYDRYVAICNPLRYNMKMNPKICLLLAAICWSVGLIQVLPISVVLSVSSCYKSNEINHFFCDMMPLIKLLCDVSFIELFIFINAVFNASFPFFFTFSPYIPIITTILRIRSSTGRRKAFYTCSSHLSVVILLYSALVCQYLRPTSMDNEDSNKLFSLFNTAALPILNPLIYSLNNKDVKSALKKSLR